From the Prunus dulcis chromosome 4, ALMONDv2, whole genome shotgun sequence genome, one window contains:
- the LOC117624765 gene encoding sulfite exporter TauE/SafE family protein 5-like isoform X2 yields MKNHKLTWLCLSLSILITFFSHSHAKQIQRISDFHRIDHFLNKTYERLSHQRAQHNHETQLKFSAPIVFAGIFCFLAASISSAGGIGGGGLFIPILTLVAGLDLRTASSLSAFMVTGGSVANVVYNLCKGSAKFGGKNVIDYDIALLSEPCMLLGVSVGVICNLVFPEWLITILFALFLAWSTSMSCKNGLVYWKMESEELMRNDCENLGNGLNDETEGVKAIAEPLLGTKGKCILRLPWTKMGVLVLVWCSFCIIYLFRGNRYGQGITPIEPCGIGYWVLSSVQIPLAIIYTAWILCRKENLQHHTLNQKDFNKTKPFLLLLVQNIEDLPKVRPSKLIFPLMALLAGILGGVFGIGGGMLISPLLVQVGIAPEVTAATCSFMVFFSSSMSAFQYLLLGMEHADTALVFAIMCFVASLLGLVVLQRAIKVYGRASLIVFSVSTVMALSTVLMTSFGALDVWRDYVSGKYMGFKLPC; encoded by the exons ATGAAGAACCATAAACTTACATGGCTATGTCTTTCCCTTTCAATTCTCATCACCTTCTTCAGTCATTCTCATGCAAAACAAATTCAGCGCATCTCAGATTTCCACAGAATTGACCACTTCCTCAACAAAACCTATGAACGGTTGAGCCACCAAAGAGCACAGCACAACCATGAAacccaactaaaattttcagccCCCATTGTGTTTGCAGGAATCTTCTGCTTCCTAGCTGCCTCTATATCCAGTGCTGGTGGAATTGGTGGTGGTGGGCTGTTCATACCTATATTGACCTTGGTGGCAGGTCTAGACCTCAGAACAGCCTCCAGTCTGTCAGCTTTCATGGTCACAGGAGGCTCAGTTGCAAATGTCGTCTACAACTTGTGCAAAGGAAGTGCCAAGTTTGGTGGCAAAAATGTGATTGATTATGACATAGCACTTCTGTCAGAGCCGTGTATGTTGCTGGGAGTAAGTGTTGGAGTGATTTGCAACCTTGTTTTTCCAGAGTGGCTGATCACCATACTCTTTGctctgtttcttgcttggtcTACCTCAATGAGCTGCAAAAATGGTTTGGTGTACTGGAAAATGGAGTCAGAGGAGCTGATGAGAAATGATTGTGAGAATTTGGGAAATGGGTTGAATGATGAAACAGAAGGGGTCAAGGCTATTGCAGAACCCCTCTTGGGAACAAAAGGAAAGTGCATACTAAGACTTCCATGGACAAAAATGGGGGTCTTAGTTCTGGTATGGTGTTCTTTCTGCATCATCTACCTTTTTCGTGGCAACCGGTATGGACAG GGTATCACACCAATAGAGCCTTGTGGAATAGGTTATTGGGTTCTCTCATCAGTCCAAATCCCTCTTGCCATAATCTATACAGCCTGGATCCTATGCAGAAAAGAGAACCTTCAACATCATACTTTAAACCAAAAg GATTTCAATAAAACTAAACCGTTTCTTTTACTCTTGGTGCAGAATATTGAGGACCTGCCAAAGGTTAGACCATCAAAACTAATTTTCCCACTAATGGCACTATTAGCAGGGATTTTGGGGGGTGTCTTTGGGATTGGGGGTGGAATGCTTATAAGCCCTCTTCTTGTACAAGTTGGGATAGCACCTGAG GTAACAGCGGCAACTTGTTCTTTCATGGTGTTCTTCTCGTCTTCCATGTCGGCGTTTCAGTACTTGTTGTTGGGCATGGAGCATGCAGATACTGCACTCGTCTTTGCCATCATGTGTTTTGTTGCATCACTTCTTGGACTTGTAGTTCTGCAGAGAGCAATTAAAGTGTATGGAAGGGCTTCTCTCATTGTATTCTCAGTCAGTACAGTGATGGCTTTGAGTACTGTTCTGATGACAAGCTTTGGGGCTCTTGATGTGTGGAGAGACTATGTATCTGGAAAATACATGGGATTCAAACTACCATgttaa
- the LOC117624766 gene encoding transcription factor ILR3-like encodes MGSPPQNHNWVFDYGVLEDIPVPGGDLPPLDLPGFTWPSHSFVAAAAPSVDFDDSFGNSDSIKESGFRKRVRSGSCNVTGSKACREKMRRDRLNDRFLELSSMLEPGRPPKTDKAAILGDAVRVVNQLRGEAQQLKDSNGDLQEKINELKAEKNELRDEKQRLKTEKENIERQIKALNTQPGFLPHPAAIPGPFSAPGQVVGGKLMPFVGYPGVSMWQFMPPAAVDTSQDHVLRPPVA; translated from the exons ATGGGTTCGCCGCCGCAAAATCACAACTGGGTCTTCGATTATGGAGTTTTAGAAGATATTCCTGTACCTGGCGGTGACCTACCGCCCCTTGACCTGCCCGGTTTCACTTGGCCGTCTCATTCATTTGTCGCTGCGGCCGCTCCCAG CGTGGACTTTGATGACTCATTTGGAAATTCAGACAGTATCAAGGAAAGTGGGTTTCGAAAACG GGTGAGGTCTGGATCATGCAATGTGACTGGTTCTAAAGCATGCAGAGAGAAAATGCGGAGGGATAGACTGAACGACAG GTTCCTGGAATTGAGTTCTATGCTTGAACCTGGAAGGCCACCCAAAACTGACAAGGCTGCTATATTGGGTGATGCTGTCCGAGTGGTGAATCAGTTACGCGGAGAAGCCCAGCAACTGAAGGATTCAAATGGAGATCTGCAGGAGAAGATAAATGAACTAAAG GCTGAGAAGAATGAACTTCGTGATGAGAAGCAGAGGCTcaaaacagagaaagagaacatTGAGCGGCAAATTAAAGCCTTGAATACTCAGCCAGGGTTCTTGCCTCACCCTGCTGCAATTCCAGGTCCATTTTCTGCCCCAGGCCAAGTTGTTGGTGGCAAACTGATGCCCTTCGTAGGATATCCTGGAGTTTCCATGTGGCAGTTCATGCCACCGGCTGCAGTTGATACCTCACAAGACCATGTTCTCCGCCCCCCTGTTGCATGA
- the LOC117624765 gene encoding sulfite exporter TauE/SafE family protein 5-like isoform X1: MKNHKLTWLCLSLSILITFFSHSHAKQIQRISDFHRIDHFLNKTYERLSHQRAQHNHETQLKFSAPIVFAGIFCFLAASISSAGGIGGGGLFIPILTLVAGLDLRTASSLSAFMVTGGSVANVVYNLCKGSAKFGGKNVIDYDIALLSEPCMLLGVSVGVICNLVFPEWLITILFALFLAWSTSMSCKNGLVYWKMESEELMRNDCENLGNGLNDETEGVKAIAEPLLGTKGKCILRLPWTKMGVLVLVWCSFCIIYLFRGNRYGQGITPIEPCGIGYWVLSSVQIPLAIIYTAWILCRKENLQHHTLNQKNIEDLPKVRPSKLIFPLMALLAGILGGVFGIGGGMLISPLLVQVGIAPEVTAATCSFMVFFSSSMSAFQYLLLGMEHADTALVFAIMCFVASLLGLVVLQRAIKVYGRASLIVFSVSTVMALSTVLMTSFGALDVWRDYVSGKYMGFKLPC; encoded by the exons ATGAAGAACCATAAACTTACATGGCTATGTCTTTCCCTTTCAATTCTCATCACCTTCTTCAGTCATTCTCATGCAAAACAAATTCAGCGCATCTCAGATTTCCACAGAATTGACCACTTCCTCAACAAAACCTATGAACGGTTGAGCCACCAAAGAGCACAGCACAACCATGAAacccaactaaaattttcagccCCCATTGTGTTTGCAGGAATCTTCTGCTTCCTAGCTGCCTCTATATCCAGTGCTGGTGGAATTGGTGGTGGTGGGCTGTTCATACCTATATTGACCTTGGTGGCAGGTCTAGACCTCAGAACAGCCTCCAGTCTGTCAGCTTTCATGGTCACAGGAGGCTCAGTTGCAAATGTCGTCTACAACTTGTGCAAAGGAAGTGCCAAGTTTGGTGGCAAAAATGTGATTGATTATGACATAGCACTTCTGTCAGAGCCGTGTATGTTGCTGGGAGTAAGTGTTGGAGTGATTTGCAACCTTGTTTTTCCAGAGTGGCTGATCACCATACTCTTTGctctgtttcttgcttggtcTACCTCAATGAGCTGCAAAAATGGTTTGGTGTACTGGAAAATGGAGTCAGAGGAGCTGATGAGAAATGATTGTGAGAATTTGGGAAATGGGTTGAATGATGAAACAGAAGGGGTCAAGGCTATTGCAGAACCCCTCTTGGGAACAAAAGGAAAGTGCATACTAAGACTTCCATGGACAAAAATGGGGGTCTTAGTTCTGGTATGGTGTTCTTTCTGCATCATCTACCTTTTTCGTGGCAACCGGTATGGACAG GGTATCACACCAATAGAGCCTTGTGGAATAGGTTATTGGGTTCTCTCATCAGTCCAAATCCCTCTTGCCATAATCTATACAGCCTGGATCCTATGCAGAAAAGAGAACCTTCAACATCATACTTTAAACCAAAAg AATATTGAGGACCTGCCAAAGGTTAGACCATCAAAACTAATTTTCCCACTAATGGCACTATTAGCAGGGATTTTGGGGGGTGTCTTTGGGATTGGGGGTGGAATGCTTATAAGCCCTCTTCTTGTACAAGTTGGGATAGCACCTGAG GTAACAGCGGCAACTTGTTCTTTCATGGTGTTCTTCTCGTCTTCCATGTCGGCGTTTCAGTACTTGTTGTTGGGCATGGAGCATGCAGATACTGCACTCGTCTTTGCCATCATGTGTTTTGTTGCATCACTTCTTGGACTTGTAGTTCTGCAGAGAGCAATTAAAGTGTATGGAAGGGCTTCTCTCATTGTATTCTCAGTCAGTACAGTGATGGCTTTGAGTACTGTTCTGATGACAAGCTTTGGGGCTCTTGATGTGTGGAGAGACTATGTATCTGGAAAATACATGGGATTCAAACTACCATgttaa
- the LOC117624421 gene encoding thioredoxin-like protein CXXS1 yields the protein MDSQVQEAQPIKSRVMKVDSVETWDLYVTQATNQGCPIVAHFTASWCMPSVAMNPFFEELASSYSDVLFLAVDVDEVKEVATRLEIKAMPTFLLMREGALVDKLVGANPEEIRKWIEGFVQSIRVSVA from the exons ATGGATAGTCAAGTACAGGAAGCGCAGCCCATAAAGTCCAGAGTCATGAAGGTTGATTCTGTGGAGACTTGGGACTTGTATGTAACCCAAGCCACCAACCAAGGCTGCCCT ATTGTTGCACACTTTACTGCTTCATGGTGCATGCCTTCGGTGGCTATGAACCCATTCTTTGAGGAATTGGCTTCAAGCTATTCGGATGTTCTGTTTCTCGCGGTTGATGTGGATGAGGTTAAG gAGGTAGCGACTCGACTGGAGATAAAGGCTATGCCAACTTTTTTGCTGATGAGGGAAGGTGCACTGGTTGACAAGCTTGTGGGTGCCAATCCTGAAGAGATAAGGAAATGGATCGAGGGTTTTGTTCAGTCCATACGTGTTTCTGTTGCGTAG
- the LOC117624420 gene encoding kinesin-like protein KIN-14C yields the protein MASRNQNRAPRSPFTKKSSADEVPVDKRRRIETRKTDAQGSMGRPRPPLSVRQEAAPTSDIGSTEGSECASVEFTKEEIEALLNEKLKVKKFDHKGKADQLADYTKRLKLCIKWFQQAEEGHLLEEEKLRNALSSAEQKCTDTEVEMKNKVDELNAVSSKLREDIATLEKKVAKEESEKLDAITSHRREKEARHAAEKLQDSLSVELEKVREEKLVAEQRVASSEDLYNRAQEYNKSLQQYNSKLQSDLETTTESLKRVEDEKRTVVETLSNSRGHNKALQDQLTSLKASLDDALKQKESLVNELKCLRGELQQVRDDRVRHVREIQDLKDEVVKYKEYTGKSCAELDTLTRKSKAVEERCSSQRMQIDTLKHELEAANEKLKMADLSASETRTEFEENKRIVRELQDRLAEAELQILEGENLRKKLHNTILELKGNIRVFCRVRPLLPDDGNTTEAPVISYPTSTETLGRGIDLVQSGQKYPFTFDKVFHHETSQQDVFVEISQLVQSALDGYKVCIFAYGQTGSGKTYTMMGRPDAPEQKGLIPRSLEQIFQASQSLQAQGWKYRMQASMLEIYNENIRDLLCTSRSSGADLSRTENGVCGKQYTIKHDANGNTHVSDLTIVDVCSIKEISSLLQQAGNSRSVGKTQMNEQSSRSHFVFTLRISGMNENTEQQVQGVLNLIDLAGSERLSRSGATGERLKETQAINKSLSSLSDVIFSLAKKEDHVPFRNSKLTYLLQPCLGGDSKTLMVVNISPDASSVGESLCSLRFAARVNACEIGIPRRQTTTTRPPSDSRLSYG from the exons ATGGCTTCTCGCAACCAGAATAGGGCTCCTCGGAGTCCTTTTACT AAAAAGAGTAGTGCTGATGAAGTTCCCGTAGACAAGCGCAGGAGgattgaaacaagaaaaacagacGCACAAGGTAGCATGGGCCGCCCACGACCGCCACTTTCTGTTAGACAAGAGGCAGCACCTACCAGTGACATAGGCAGCACAGAGGGTTCTGAATGTGCCAGTGTTGAGTTCACGAAGGAAGAAATTGAGGCATTGTTGAATGAGAAGCTAAAAGTGAAGAAGTTTGATCATAAG GGGAAAGCGGACCAGTTAGCTGATTATACAAAGAGGCTTAAGCTTTGCATCAAATGGTTCCAGCAGGCTGAGGAAGGCCATCTTCTTGAGGAAGAAAAGCTTCGGAATGCATTGAGTTCTGCTGAACAAAAGTGCACGGATACTg AGGTGGAGATGAAGAACAAGGTAGATGAGCTCAATGCCGTAAGTTCAAAGCTGAGGGAAGACATAGCTACTTTAGAAAAGAAAGTTGCAAAGGAAGAATCAGAGAAGCTG GATGCAATTACTAGTCACAGAAGAGAAAAGGAAGCAAGGCATGCTGCCGAGAAGTTGCAAGATTCTCTCTCAGTGGAGCTTGAAAAAGTCCGGGAGGAGAAATTAGTTGCTGAGCAAAGA GTTGCTTCATCTGAGGACTTGTATAATCGAGCACAAGAGTACAACAAGAGTCTACAGCAGTACAATAGCAAACTCCAATCTGATCTTGAAACAACCACTGAGTCTCTCAAACGAGTTGAAGATGAGAAAAGAACTGTTGTGGAGACCTTAAGCAATTCTAGGGGACACAATAAGGCATTGCAAGATCAGTTGACTTCACTTAAA GCTTCACTTGATGATGCACTGAAGCAAAAGGAATCATTAGTAAATGAGCTCAAATGCCTTCGAGGGGAACTGCAACAAGTTAGAGATGACCGTGTTCGCCATGTACGAGAGATTCAAGATTTGAAGGATGAGGTGGTGAAGTATAAGGAATACACTGGGAAGTCATGTGCAGAATTAGATACCTtgacaagaaaatcaaaagccGTGGAG GAGAGATGTTCATCTCAAAGGATGCAGATTGATACATTGAAGCACGAGTTAGAAGCCGCAAATGAGAAACTTAAG ATGGCCGATCTATCTGCTTCAGAAACAAGGACAGAATTTGAAGAGAATAAGAGAATTGTGCGGGAGCTACAAGATCGACTGGCCGAAGCAGAGCTTCAAATTCTGGAAGGAGAGAATTTAAGGAAGAAGCTGCACAATACTATTCtg GAATTAAAAGGTAATATTAGGGTGTTCTGCCGGGTGCGACCATTGCTACCTGATGATGGCAATACAACAGAAGCCCCAGTAATTTCTTATCCTACATCAACTGAAACTCTTGGCAGAGGCATTGACTTGGTACAAAGTG GGCAAAAATATCCTTTTACATTTGATAAGGTGTTTCATCATGAGACTTCACAACAAGATGTTTTTGTTGAAATATCGCAGCTTGTGCAGAGTGCACTTGATGGCTATAAG GTCTGCATATTTGCGTACGGTCAAACAGGTTCTGGCAAGACCTATACCATGATGGGTAGGCCAGATGCTCCAGAGCAAAAAGGATTAATACCTCGTTCATTAGAGCAGATATTTCAAGCGAGCCAATCTCTTCAAGCCCAGGGATGGAAATACAGAATGCAG GCCTCAATGCTTGAGATATACAACGAGAACATTCGCGATTTATTATGCACAAGTCGATCAAGTGGTGCAGACTTGTCGAGGACAGAAAATGGTGTCTGTGGAAAGCAGTATACGATAAAGCACGATGCAAATGGAAACACGCATGTTTCTGACCTTACGATTGTTGATGTTTGCAGTATAAAGGAAATTTCATCTCTTCTACAACAAGCTGGAAATAGCAG GTCTGTGGGCAAGACTCAGATGAATGAGCAATCTTCAAGAAGCCATTTCGTGTTTACATTGCGTATATCGGGCATGAATGAG AACACCGAACAACAAGTTCAGGGGGTCTTAAACCTTATTGATCTTGCTGGAAGTGAGAGACTATCAAGGAGTGGCGCAACCGGGGAACGTTTGAAGGAAACTCAG GCCATTAACAAAAGCTTGTCATCTTTGAGTGATGTCATATTTTCTTTGGCGAAAAAGGAAGACCATGTTCCTTTTAGGAACTCAAAGCTCACCTATCTTCTTCAG CCATGTTTGGGAGGGGATTCGAAGACGTTGATGGTCGTCAACATCTCCCCAGATGCTTCTTCAGTCGGCGaatctctttgctctcttcgATTTGCTGCGAGAGTGAATGCCTGCGAAATTGGGATCCCTCGGAGGCAGACAACAACCACGCGGCCGCCTTCAGATTCTCGCTTAAGTTATGGCTGA